Proteins from a genomic interval of Oceanispirochaeta crateris:
- the purE gene encoding 5-(carboxyamino)imidazole ribonucleotide mutase yields MKCAIFFGSRSDQDKMKGAAVCLQEFGIEYEAHILSAHRVPEKLTEVIQRLELEGCEFIIAGAGLSAHLPGVVASKTILPVIGVPLDAAFQGMDSLFSIVQMPKAIPVATVGVNNSYNAAMLGVQILALKYPDIKNKLIEYRKNMKEKFIADNSGGVEL; encoded by the coding sequence ATGAAATGTGCAATATTTTTCGGTAGCAGATCTGATCAGGATAAAATGAAAGGGGCGGCAGTTTGTCTGCAGGAGTTTGGCATTGAATATGAAGCACACATTCTTTCTGCCCACAGGGTTCCGGAAAAATTGACAGAAGTCATTCAAAGGCTGGAACTTGAAGGTTGTGAATTTATCATTGCCGGGGCAGGATTATCGGCTCATCTTCCTGGTGTCGTGGCATCTAAGACCATTCTACCAGTCATAGGAGTGCCCCTGGATGCGGCTTTTCAGGGGATGGATTCTCTCTTCTCAATAGTACAAATGCCGAAAGCCATCCCAGTGGCGACCGTCGGGGTCAATAATTCTTATAATGCCGCCATGCTGGGAGTTCAGATCCTGGCTTTGAAGTACCCCGATATAAAGAACAAATTAATTGAGTACAGAAAAAATATGAAAGAAAAATTTATAGCCGATAACAGCGGAGGAGTCGAATTATGA
- the purC gene encoding phosphoribosylaminoimidazolesuccinocarboxamide synthase, which produces MKGISKENMMYEGKAKQVYATNDPAYVIVSYKDDATAFNGEKKGQIADKGIFNNSITTVLFEILEEKGIPTHFIEKLNERDQLCKAVTIVPLEVIVRNVIAGSMAKRLGIEEGTEIPNTIFEICYKNDEYGDPLINDDHAVAMRLTTYDELKKIYAITRDINKIMMDFFDKQGIRLIDFKLEFGKTADGTLLLADEISPDTCRFWDKNTNQKLDKDRFRRDLGDVQEAYKEILSRVEKG; this is translated from the coding sequence ATGAAGGGTATCAGTAAAGAGAATATGATGTATGAAGGCAAGGCGAAACAGGTCTATGCAACAAATGATCCAGCCTACGTTATTGTCAGCTATAAAGACGACGCCACTGCGTTTAACGGAGAAAAAAAAGGTCAGATTGCGGATAAGGGGATTTTCAATAATTCTATCACAACTGTCCTTTTTGAAATTCTTGAAGAAAAAGGGATTCCAACTCATTTTATCGAAAAACTGAATGAGAGAGACCAATTGTGCAAAGCCGTAACAATCGTTCCCTTGGAAGTCATTGTCCGCAATGTCATTGCCGGAAGTATGGCCAAGCGACTCGGGATTGAAGAGGGGACTGAAATTCCCAACACAATTTTTGAAATTTGTTATAAGAATGATGAATACGGTGATCCCCTCATCAATGATGATCATGCGGTGGCCATGAGGCTTACAACATATGATGAACTCAAGAAAATTTATGCCATCACCAGGGATATCAATAAGATCATGATGGATTTCTTTGACAAACAGGGCATTCGTCTCATCGATTTCAAACTTGAATTTGGAAAAACAGCCGATGGAACTCTTTTACTGGCCGATGAAATCAGCCCTGATACTTGCCGATTCTGGGATAAAAACACGAACCAGAAGCTGGATAAAGATAGATTTCGAAGAGATCTTGGTGATGTTCAGGAAGCGTATAAAGAAATTCTTTCCCGTGTAGAAAAAGGATAA
- the purF gene encoding amidophosphoribosyltransferase, producing the protein MIPSDDVSVDDKLHEECGVFGVYSSTECPAGEMTYLGLLGLQHRGQESAGITVNREGTLTTIKGMGLVSEVFRDESVKELNGGNAAIGHVRYSTTGNSNLENAQPLEGHCKLGSLAVAHNGNLVNSEIIRSLMEDGGAIFQTTSDTEVILNMIARGAVKGIEKAVREAAGAIKGSYAIVLFIDNKLIGVRDPYGIRPLCLGKLDNTWILSSESCALNTVGAEFIRDLEPGEIVVIDENGVTSLGHDSSSKLSTCIFEYIYFARPDSQIDNINVMQARKRCGAEYFKEHPIDADMVVAVPDSGISAAIGYSEASGIPFEMGFIKNRYIGRTFISPSQELREKAVSVKLNVVKSVVEGKRVILIDDSIVRGTTSRHLVALMRKAGASEVHLGIVSPPIKYPCYFGIDTPDTEQLIATGRDVEEICKEIGADSLGYISLDGLTRALSTKEKHFCNGCLTGTYPLTPNN; encoded by the coding sequence ATGATTCCATCCGATGATGTTTCAGTTGATGACAAGCTTCATGAAGAGTGTGGTGTATTCGGTGTTTATTCATCCACAGAGTGTCCTGCTGGAGAAATGACATATCTGGGGCTTCTAGGATTGCAGCACCGAGGCCAAGAGAGCGCAGGAATAACGGTAAACAGAGAGGGGACCCTGACAACCATAAAAGGCATGGGCCTCGTCTCTGAGGTATTCCGGGATGAGTCTGTGAAAGAATTAAATGGTGGGAATGCCGCCATAGGACATGTACGTTACTCAACAACAGGTAATAGTAATCTCGAAAATGCTCAACCACTGGAAGGACATTGTAAACTGGGTTCCCTTGCGGTCGCTCATAATGGAAATCTGGTGAACTCAGAAATTATCAGGTCTCTTATGGAAGACGGCGGAGCCATTTTTCAAACTACAAGCGACACAGAGGTGATCCTGAATATGATCGCCCGAGGGGCCGTTAAAGGTATAGAGAAGGCTGTGCGTGAGGCCGCAGGAGCCATCAAAGGGTCTTATGCCATCGTTCTTTTCATCGACAATAAACTGATTGGAGTAAGAGATCCTTACGGAATTCGTCCTCTTTGCCTTGGAAAATTGGATAACACATGGATCCTCTCATCAGAGTCTTGTGCCTTGAATACTGTGGGTGCGGAATTCATCCGGGACCTTGAGCCGGGAGAAATTGTCGTAATCGATGAAAATGGAGTGACCTCACTGGGGCATGACAGTTCATCAAAACTTTCCACTTGTATATTTGAATACATCTATTTTGCCAGACCAGACAGTCAAATAGACAATATCAATGTCATGCAGGCCAGAAAACGATGTGGAGCCGAGTACTTTAAAGAACATCCCATAGATGCCGACATGGTTGTTGCCGTCCCCGATTCGGGGATCTCTGCGGCTATTGGCTATTCTGAAGCCTCTGGAATCCCCTTTGAAATGGGATTCATTAAAAATAGGTATATTGGAAGAACCTTCATTTCACCTTCCCAGGAATTAAGGGAAAAAGCCGTGTCGGTGAAATTGAATGTTGTTAAATCTGTCGTAGAAGGTAAAAGGGTAATCCTCATTGATGATTCAATTGTCAGGGGGACTACAAGCCGTCATCTTGTGGCTCTCATGAGAAAAGCCGGTGCTTCAGAAGTTCATCTGGGGATTGTTTCACCGCCCATTAAATATCCATGTTATTTTGGGATCGATACCCCCGATACGGAACAGCTCATCGCCACAGGACGTGATGTTGAGGAAATTTGCAAAGAAATTGGTGCCGACAGCCTGGGTTATATCAGCCTGGACGGTCTGACAAGGGCCTTGAGTACGAAGGAAAAGCATTTTTGTAATGGATGTCTTACAGGGACCTACCCCCTAACACCCAATAATTAA
- the purM gene encoding phosphoribosylformylglycinamidine cyclo-ligase has product MHTYKDSGVDKEEGYKAVDKIKSMVSDTHNENVLNGLGSFASLYALKDYKNPVLVSGTDGVGTKLVLAFTKGIYNTVGQDCFAMCANDILCQGAKPLFFLDYLACGKLDSNVSSQIVSGMAKACKEADCALVGGETAEMPGFYKDGDYDMAGFCVGAVEGDKIINGNAVKEGDIILGLTSSGVHSNGFSLIRSLVTDLDEDFQGEPVYKELLKPTRVYVRNVLKILESYPGAITGLAHITGGGLPENLPRTIPEGLCAEVNKASVPVSPIFNWLQEKGVPEDEMWGTFNMGVGFVLIVHPEQKDEIVSSLETLGESVSVLGEITSADEKICLR; this is encoded by the coding sequence ATGCACACATATAAAGACTCTGGAGTGGATAAAGAAGAAGGTTATAAGGCCGTCGATAAGATCAAATCAATGGTATCGGATACACATAATGAGAATGTTCTCAACGGATTGGGAAGCTTTGCATCCCTTTATGCCTTAAAAGATTATAAAAATCCGGTACTGGTTTCGGGCACTGATGGCGTCGGTACAAAACTTGTCCTTGCCTTTACCAAAGGAATTTATAATACAGTTGGCCAGGACTGTTTTGCCATGTGTGCCAATGACATCCTATGCCAGGGAGCCAAACCTCTCTTCTTTCTGGATTATCTGGCCTGTGGAAAACTGGATTCCAATGTATCAAGCCAGATTGTCAGCGGTATGGCAAAAGCCTGTAAAGAGGCTGATTGTGCTCTCGTTGGAGGAGAAACAGCAGAAATGCCCGGTTTCTATAAAGATGGAGACTACGATATGGCCGGTTTTTGTGTCGGAGCTGTTGAAGGAGATAAAATCATAAATGGCAATGCGGTCAAAGAAGGGGATATTATCCTTGGATTGACCTCAAGCGGAGTCCACAGTAATGGTTTTAGCCTGATTCGATCTCTTGTCACTGACCTGGATGAAGATTTTCAAGGAGAACCCGTATATAAAGAACTTTTGAAACCCACGAGAGTCTATGTCAGAAACGTTCTTAAGATCCTTGAATCTTACCCCGGTGCGATCACTGGACTGGCTCATATTACAGGCGGAGGACTTCCCGAGAATCTTCCCCGGACCATTCCAGAGGGTCTGTGTGCCGAAGTCAATAAAGCATCCGTACCTGTTTCACCCATATTCAATTGGCTTCAAGAAAAGGGTGTACCGGAAGATGAAATGTGGGGTACCTTTAACATGGGTGTCGGGTTTGTCTTGATCGTTCATCCTGAACAAAAGGATGAGATTGTGTCCTCACTGGAAACTCTGGGTGAATCAGTCTCGGTCCTTGGGGAAATCACATCAGCAGATGAGAAAATATGTTTAAGATAG
- the purN gene encoding phosphoribosylglycinamide formyltransferase has product MFKIVVLVSGGGSNLQSLLDAVKLKKLQAEIIAVIADRPAYALVRAGNSNIDSFLIERKTWGTNLSEKILEKIPKDTDLIVLAGFLSILSPSFINRWSGRIINIHPSLLPDFGGKGMHGMKVHQAVILSGCEKSGCSVHSVDAGIDTGEVILQREVPVLKSDSPESLQKRILEEEHILIVDAVDRIIKKSEKNLKQGRE; this is encoded by the coding sequence ATGTTTAAGATAGTCGTTTTAGTCTCTGGTGGCGGATCCAATTTACAATCCCTGCTGGATGCTGTTAAATTAAAGAAACTCCAGGCCGAAATTATCGCAGTCATAGCAGACAGGCCGGCTTATGCCCTGGTGAGAGCAGGAAATTCAAATATTGACAGCTTTCTCATAGAAAGGAAGACCTGGGGAACAAATCTATCGGAAAAGATCCTGGAAAAGATCCCAAAGGATACAGACTTGATTGTCCTGGCAGGGTTTCTCTCCATACTCAGTCCTTCCTTCATCAATCGCTGGTCGGGCAGGATCATTAATATACATCCCTCCTTACTTCCAGACTTTGGTGGAAAGGGTATGCATGGAATGAAGGTTCACCAGGCGGTCATTTTAAGTGGTTGTGAGAAGAGTGGATGCTCGGTCCACTCTGTGGATGCGGGGATTGATACGGGAGAAGTCATTTTGCAGCGGGAAGTTCCTGTTCTTAAATCTGACAGCCCGGAATCACTTCAAAAAAGGATTTTGGAAGAAGAACACATCCTTATCGTCGATGCCGTAGACCGTATTATCAAAAAATCAGAAAAAAACCTAAAACAGGGAAGGGAATAA
- the purH gene encoding bifunctional phosphoribosylaminoimidazolecarboxamide formyltransferase/IMP cyclohydrolase, which yields MKRALISVYKKDGILELATFLKSKGWEIISTGGTFRYLSEHGLSPLEVSAITGAKEMLDGRVKTLNPVIHGGILAIRDNEEHMTTLQNEGIGTIDMVVVNLYPFFDEVDTDKSFEEKVEFIDIGGPTMLRSASKNFQDVTVLCHTEDYETVMKEMESEGDVSYETRKELAGKVFNLTSAYDGAISQFLLGREEMPAFLNGSYAKNMDLRYGENPHQKAAFYTNTWGGGAFADFKQLGGKELSFNNIRDMDVAWKIVNEFDQMVCCGLKHSTPCGVALGRDAAEAYKRAYDCDPVSIFGGIVAINGEVTEEAAQEMIKTFLEIVVAPSFTQGALETLRKKKNLRIIQTTAKPSDPLDVVKVDGGILIQDADLSFSNDYKVVTDTTPDDSLKEDLVFGQKVVKHVKSNAIVVVKEGKATGIGTGQTNRIWAAQQAIERAGDGTVLASDAFFPFDDVVTLCAEKGIRAIIQPGGSIRDEDSIKACNAKGIPMIFTGMRHFKH from the coding sequence ATGAAAAGAGCTCTTATTAGTGTTTATAAAAAAGATGGAATTTTGGAATTGGCTACATTCCTCAAGTCAAAGGGTTGGGAAATTATCTCTACGGGAGGCACATTCCGGTATTTAAGCGAACACGGTTTGTCTCCTCTGGAAGTCTCTGCCATAACTGGTGCCAAGGAAATGCTCGATGGCAGGGTAAAAACTCTGAACCCGGTGATCCATGGGGGAATCCTGGCAATTCGTGATAATGAAGAACATATGACGACTCTCCAGAATGAAGGAATAGGAACCATCGATATGGTTGTGGTAAACCTTTATCCCTTCTTTGATGAAGTTGATACAGATAAGAGTTTTGAAGAGAAAGTGGAATTCATAGACATTGGTGGACCTACAATGCTGCGTTCTGCCTCTAAAAACTTTCAGGATGTGACCGTCCTTTGTCATACTGAAGATTATGAAACAGTCATGAAGGAAATGGAGAGCGAGGGCGATGTCAGCTATGAAACAAGAAAGGAATTAGCTGGTAAAGTCTTTAACCTGACATCTGCCTATGACGGTGCAATTAGTCAATTTTTGCTGGGAAGAGAGGAAATGCCGGCATTTTTAAATGGATCCTATGCTAAAAATATGGACCTTCGCTATGGGGAAAATCCTCATCAGAAAGCGGCATTTTATACAAACACCTGGGGTGGAGGTGCCTTTGCCGACTTTAAGCAGCTGGGTGGTAAAGAGCTTTCCTTTAATAACATCCGGGACATGGATGTTGCCTGGAAAATCGTCAATGAGTTTGATCAGATGGTCTGTTGTGGTTTGAAACATTCGACTCCCTGTGGGGTCGCTCTTGGCCGGGATGCGGCAGAAGCATATAAAAGAGCCTATGATTGTGATCCTGTTTCTATTTTTGGGGGAATTGTGGCTATTAATGGTGAAGTCACAGAAGAAGCGGCACAGGAGATGATAAAAACATTTCTGGAGATTGTGGTTGCTCCTTCATTTACCCAGGGCGCACTTGAAACACTTCGTAAAAAGAAGAATTTACGTATCATTCAAACAACGGCCAAACCCTCTGATCCCCTGGATGTTGTGAAAGTGGATGGCGGTATTCTGATTCAGGACGCAGACCTCAGTTTTTCCAATGATTATAAAGTTGTAACCGATACAACACCTGATGATTCACTTAAAGAGGATTTAGTCTTCGGCCAGAAAGTTGTAAAGCATGTAAAATCCAACGCCATCGTTGTCGTAAAAGAGGGGAAAGCCACCGGAATCGGAACGGGGCAGACAAATAGAATCTGGGCAGCACAGCAGGCCATCGAACGTGCAGGAGATGGTACAGTTCTGGCTTCTGATGCATTCTTTCCCTTTGATGATGTTGTCACTCTTTGTGCAGAAAAAGGAATCAGAGCCATCATTCAACCCGGCGGTTCTATCAGAGACGAAGATTCAATCAAAGCCTGTAATGCTAAGGGTATTCCCATGATATTTACAGGAATGCGTCATTTCAAACACTAA
- the purD gene encoding phosphoribosylamine--glycine ligase: MKILITGSGGREHALISKLLQNSRVSKIYCAPGNGGTAKIDKCENVPFHSIHELADFAVKEGVSLVVPGSEDLLVAGIADVFIEKKIPVLGPHKDAALLEGSKCLAKDFMKKYGIKTADYRNFNSLDLAAQYLEECEYPIVLKADGLAAGKGVLICKEKPDALEALNQLMAVRQFGDAGNSIVIEEYLEGLEASILSFYDGKTILPLLSAKDHKKIGEGESGPNTGGMGVIAPNPHVNECVMDIFKTEIMIPTLKGLEMEGLQFSGIIFFGLMITDKGVYLLEYNLRMGDPETQAVLSLMDSDLLDLIESTVNSSLDRVTLKWKKGYCCCAVMASGGYPESYKKGFPIEGIENCESDVYIAGAALQGDTLITSGGRVLNVVATAQDLASAREQCYKDLSLIKFKNSVYRRDIGGTPL, from the coding sequence TTGAAAATTTTAATAACAGGAAGCGGGGGTAGAGAACATGCCCTCATTAGTAAACTCCTTCAAAACAGCAGAGTCAGTAAAATCTATTGTGCACCAGGGAACGGTGGAACAGCAAAGATCGATAAATGTGAAAATGTTCCCTTTCACAGTATTCATGAATTAGCCGATTTTGCCGTGAAAGAAGGTGTTTCACTTGTTGTTCCCGGATCAGAAGATCTGCTGGTTGCGGGAATTGCCGATGTTTTCATTGAAAAAAAGATTCCCGTATTGGGACCTCATAAAGACGCCGCTCTTTTAGAGGGTAGCAAATGTTTAGCTAAAGATTTCATGAAGAAATATGGCATAAAAACAGCGGACTATAGGAATTTCAATTCCCTTGATCTGGCGGCCCAGTATCTGGAAGAGTGTGAGTATCCCATTGTATTAAAAGCCGATGGCCTGGCAGCGGGTAAAGGCGTCCTTATATGCAAGGAGAAACCCGATGCCTTAGAGGCTCTGAACCAGCTCATGGCCGTCCGGCAATTTGGAGATGCAGGAAATAGCATTGTCATTGAGGAGTACCTGGAAGGATTAGAAGCTTCAATACTCTCCTTTTATGATGGAAAAACTATATTACCCCTTTTAAGTGCCAAGGACCATAAAAAAATTGGAGAAGGGGAGAGTGGTCCCAATACAGGAGGAATGGGAGTTATCGCACCCAATCCTCATGTCAATGAGTGTGTCATGGATATTTTCAAAACTGAAATCATGATACCGACTCTCAAGGGTCTAGAAATGGAGGGACTACAATTCTCCGGTATCATATTTTTTGGACTGATGATTACAGATAAGGGTGTTTACCTCTTGGAATACAATTTGAGAATGGGAGATCCGGAAACACAAGCCGTTTTATCTCTCATGGACTCGGATCTTCTTGATTTAATTGAAAGTACTGTGAATTCATCCTTGGATAGGGTGACTTTGAAATGGAAGAAGGGATATTGCTGTTGTGCCGTAATGGCCTCTGGCGGATATCCTGAGAGCTATAAAAAAGGTTTTCCCATTGAGGGAATTGAAAATTGTGAAAGTGATGTCTACATAGCCGGAGCAGCCCTACAAGGAGACACTCTTATTACATCAGGGGGAAGAGTCTTAAATGTGGTTGCCACCGCTCAGGACCTGGCTTCGGCTAGAGAGCAATGTTACAAGGACCTCTCTCTTATCAAGTTCAAAAACTCTGTCTATCGTCGCGATATTGGAGGCACCCCTCTTTGA
- a CDS encoding branched-chain amino acid ABC transporter substrate-binding protein — protein sequence MKKLLVLLLISFVTFGAFANGQGETGTIKIGVAGAHSGDLASYGLPSVKAAELVVEMYNANGGVLGRQIELVIEDDVCKPEVATNTAAKLIGENVVAVIGHICSGATKSALGIYKDENIITVSPSATNPPLTKSGDYPNFFRTIAPDDAQADVEVDFAVNTLGLKKIAVLHDKGDYGKGFAEFCNALLENESGVEVVMFEGIQVGAVDYSAIINKVANSGAEALIFGGYHPEASKLISQMKKKNLDIPFLSDDGVKDDTFIKVAGEYSEGAYATGPVDTTSNPLAIKATEDHIAKYGEEPGAFFLNAYAATLAVINAIEKAGSTDYAAIDAALKSEYVDTPLGKISFDQNGDAIGVGFAIYQVQNGSYVELK from the coding sequence ATGAAAAAACTATTAGTCTTACTGCTGATTTCTTTCGTAACTTTTGGTGCTTTTGCCAATGGTCAGGGAGAAACAGGTACAATCAAAATTGGTGTTGCAGGTGCTCATTCAGGTGACCTTGCATCCTATGGTCTTCCTTCTGTTAAAGCTGCAGAGCTTGTTGTTGAAATGTATAATGCCAACGGTGGAGTTCTGGGAAGACAGATCGAACTTGTCATTGAAGATGATGTTTGTAAACCTGAAGTAGCCACAAACACAGCTGCCAAGCTGATTGGTGAAAATGTTGTAGCTGTTATTGGACACATTTGCAGTGGTGCAACAAAATCAGCTCTGGGTATCTATAAAGATGAGAATATTATTACAGTTTCTCCTTCTGCAACAAATCCCCCTTTAACAAAAAGCGGAGATTACCCCAATTTTTTCAGAACTATAGCTCCTGATGACGCTCAGGCTGACGTAGAAGTCGACTTTGCAGTCAATACACTGGGACTGAAGAAAATTGCTGTTCTTCATGACAAAGGTGACTATGGAAAAGGTTTTGCAGAGTTCTGTAACGCTCTTCTGGAAAACGAATCCGGTGTTGAAGTTGTTATGTTTGAAGGAATCCAGGTTGGTGCTGTAGATTATTCTGCCATCATCAACAAAGTTGCCAACTCAGGAGCTGAGGCTCTGATTTTTGGTGGATACCATCCTGAAGCGTCCAAGCTGATTAGCCAGATGAAAAAGAAGAATCTTGATATTCCTTTCTTGTCTGATGATGGAGTAAAAGACGACACTTTCATTAAAGTCGCCGGTGAATATTCAGAAGGTGCCTATGCCACAGGACCTGTTGATACAACATCCAATCCACTGGCTATCAAAGCTACTGAAGATCACATTGCAAAATATGGTGAAGAGCCCGGTGCATTCTTTCTGAATGCCTATGCTGCGACACTTGCAGTAATAAATGCTATTGAAAAAGCTGGGTCAACAGACTATGCAGCTATCGATGCTGCTCTTAAAAGTGAGTATGTAGACACTCCTCTTGGAAAGATCAGTTTTGACCAGAATGGTGATGCGATTGGTGTAGGTTTTGCTATATACCAGGTTCAGAACGGTTCTTACGTAGAATTGAAGTAA
- a CDS encoding branched-chain amino acid ABC transporter permease, whose product MNLEYFFSLLLGGLTRGSIYALIALGYTMVYGIIKLINFAHGEIYMIGAFTALIIGGALALTGLNPVLIFVIASLAAIIYSAAYGITIEKIAYRPLRNAPRLSALISAIGVSIFLQNYVLLAQTSDFLPFPNLLPSLKFLAPVEHLISTSQFLILVSTTVVMVLLTILIKFTKMGKAMRATSQDKDMAQLVGINVDKVIMVTFLIGSATAALGGVLISSHTGQINFYIGFIAGIKAFVAAVLGGIGSIPGAVLGSFVLGLTESFGTGYISSDYEDAFAFIILVLILIFKPSGLLGRKENEKV is encoded by the coding sequence ATGAACCTCGAGTATTTTTTTTCCCTTCTGTTAGGTGGACTGACCAGAGGTAGTATCTATGCATTAATTGCTCTGGGATACACTATGGTCTATGGTATCATCAAACTCATAAATTTCGCCCATGGTGAGATTTATATGATAGGTGCCTTTACCGCTCTCATCATCGGTGGAGCCCTTGCATTAACCGGTTTGAATCCTGTCTTAATTTTTGTGATCGCCTCATTGGCCGCAATCATTTATTCTGCTGCCTATGGTATCACAATTGAAAAAATAGCGTACCGGCCTTTGAGAAATGCACCTCGGCTCTCTGCTCTTATCAGTGCCATTGGTGTGTCTATCTTTTTGCAGAATTATGTTCTGCTAGCGCAAACTTCTGATTTTCTACCATTTCCGAACTTGCTACCTAGTTTAAAATTTCTTGCACCAGTCGAGCACCTTATCAGCACTTCTCAGTTTTTAATTCTCGTATCGACAACCGTGGTTATGGTGTTGCTGACGATTCTCATTAAATTTACAAAAATGGGGAAAGCCATGAGAGCCACATCACAAGACAAAGATATGGCTCAACTTGTTGGAATCAATGTAGACAAAGTAATTATGGTCACTTTTTTAATCGGTTCTGCAACTGCGGCTTTGGGGGGTGTCCTTATCAGTTCACATACTGGACAGATAAACTTCTACATCGGATTTATTGCCGGTATTAAAGCGTTTGTTGCCGCAGTTCTGGGTGGAATAGGAAGTATTCCCGGTGCCGTTTTGGGTAGTTTTGTTCTTGGTCTGACCGAGAGTTTCGGTACTGGCTACATATCCAGTGATTATGAAGATGCTTTTGCCTTTATCATCCTGGTACTTATTCTGATTTTCAAACCTTCCGGACTGCTTGGACGGAAAGAAAATGAAAAAGTCTGA
- a CDS encoding ABC transporter permease subunit yields the protein MFSIKELKRAFLTSLWFMFLTFPLLVMKVNTITDTVIWRWMNLLYVGVGTFFLSILWKYLLERRDAKGSDSTKNPFNEKISKYMKNKRVKTSAIVALLLIVIIYPFIMSMYQTSIMTTALMYVVLGLGLNIVVGFGGLLHLGYAAFYAVGAYTYGLLFYHFGISFWICLPLGAFLSAVFGILLGFPILRLRGDYLAIVTLAFGEIVRLILENWNDFSFGPSGIANIPRPDFFGQKLRLAQVTNFTYFIAIGLTILTIVLIRRMESSKMGRAWEAMREDEIACQSMGIDITKAKLTAFSMGAVWAGIMGVLFAAKTTFINPASFTTWESIVILCVVVIGGMGSIPGVIVGALIFILTPEYLRAFSQYRMLIFGIALVMMMIFRPGGIIPKIRRSYKFSTDSKETQEGEA from the coding sequence ATGTTTAGTATAAAAGAATTAAAAAGAGCCTTTTTGACTTCTTTATGGTTTATGTTTCTGACCTTCCCTCTGTTGGTCATGAAGGTGAACACCATAACTGATACTGTCATCTGGCGCTGGATGAACCTCCTGTATGTAGGAGTAGGTACTTTTTTCCTGTCCATTTTATGGAAATACCTTTTGGAAAGAAGAGATGCAAAAGGATCTGATTCAACAAAGAATCCCTTTAATGAAAAGATCAGCAAATATATGAAAAACAAAAGGGTAAAAACTTCAGCAATAGTAGCTTTGCTTTTAATTGTTATTATTTATCCCTTTATAATGTCTATGTACCAAACCAGTATTATGACAACAGCTCTTATGTATGTTGTTCTGGGACTTGGTCTGAATATAGTTGTAGGTTTTGGTGGTTTGCTTCACCTTGGTTATGCTGCATTTTATGCGGTTGGTGCCTATACTTATGGATTGTTATTTTATCATTTTGGCATAAGTTTTTGGATCTGCCTTCCCTTAGGAGCCTTTCTCAGTGCCGTCTTTGGTATTCTTCTGGGATTTCCTATCCTTCGTCTCAGAGGAGACTATTTGGCCATTGTTACTCTGGCTTTCGGTGAAATCGTACGATTGATACTTGAAAACTGGAATGACTTTTCTTTTGGACCCAGTGGTATAGCCAACATTCCGAGACCGGATTTTTTCGGTCAAAAGCTAAGATTAGCTCAGGTTACCAATTTTACATATTTTATTGCCATTGGATTGACAATATTAACCATAGTTCTTATCAGAAGAATGGAAAGTTCTAAAATGGGCCGGGCTTGGGAAGCCATGAGGGAAGATGAAATTGCCTGTCAATCCATGGGTATTGATATTACAAAAGCCAAATTAACTGCATTTTCTATGGGAGCAGTATGGGCTGGTATTATGGGTGTTCTTTTTGCTGCTAAAACAACCTTTATTAATCCTGCAAGTTTTACCACATGGGAATCAATTGTCATTCTATGTGTTGTTGTTATTGGAGGAATGGGTTCCATACCGGGAGTTATTGTTGGGGCTCTTATTTTCATACTTACACCGGAATATCTGAGAGCGTTCTCTCAGTATCGAATGCTTATCTTTGGTATAGCTCTGGTTATGATGATGATATTCAGACCCGGTGGTATTATTCCCAAAATCAGAAGATCCTATAAATTTTCCACTGATTCGAAAGAAACACAGGAGGGTGAGGCATGA